The Drosophila bipectinata strain 14024-0381.07 chromosome 3L, DbipHiC1v2, whole genome shotgun sequence region attttattggattaatttttttttccaaaactaAGCGTTTCAAGATGGATAAGCAATTGGCTGAAAATGTGTCTTcaacgaaaaatggacaaagaTTGGCACCGAAGATTAAAGCTCTTCTCCCTGATGAAATTAAGGATGAATTAAAGGATCTGAAGGCCAAAGTAACTCAAGGCAAGGTGGATGCTTCAGAGAAGGGGGAGGAGTCTGATGATTCGGAGGAAGATGACTGGAAGGATGCTGGGACTGACTCTTCGGATCAGGAATACTATTCGGATTGGGAATCCTCCTACTCTGAATCAGGCTGGGAAGAATCAGATTCGGAAGGAGACTATTCGGATAAGGAGGCGCTGATTGGACCCAAGCATGTGGTGCACAAGACTAAGAAATACAAGCATGTGGGGCAAGAAAGATCAGACACCAAGAAAGATAAGTGGAAATTGGTTGTTAACTGCTACAGGAGCCGTGGAAAGATGTGGAAACTGCATCGTCGTGCCAGGTTGAAGGGACAGGTGAAGGGTGGACAAAATCCTCTAAAAGTAGCCATGGAGGTGTGGTACATAAAGGAGATAGAACTAAATACTTCAAAAGAGGACATGAAGAATGGATACGAAACACTCTAGAAGAGGTCATGGCGGAAGAAGATAGTCCCCCCTTCTTCACAAGAAGACTCAACTCTTGGGGAAAATCTTTTACACTTTTATAGACCTTTCTATTATGTTATAATAATGGGAGAAACAATTAAAACCctattcataaaaattatgtttttatagtttttttttttattattttgtattgttttttttcttcaaccGGCTTTCCTGGCCCCACAGCCTGGCTCCCCAGGCTTTCTTCTCTTTATTTCGCACATGCGCAGATTTCATGGCAAGACTGAAGAGAGATGCGAGAGAGAGTAGTGTCTCTGGCGCGCCAAAACAGGTTCTATTGGCGCTGTCTCAAGTGGCGCTCGAGGGGTGACAGCAGCACAGGAAGGGGATGACTGTGGAATGGGGGGCAGGCAGCCGCCGGCTGCTCTCGCACGACAGCCAACGGCGCCAGTTAATTGCAAATACTGCTCGATACACTATTTCAAGAGGGTTCTATAGCTACCAGACAGTAAATATAATAttgcaatattttttataaaaataattgacaGTTTTGTTTGACAAGCTATTAAAAGACTACTAAGATTTAGgaacaaatttattaattgtCACTTATTTTAATAAGTAAACAAGGTTAAGGGTATTCTAATATCATTGAtgattttgaatatttttttttgcatttaaaaaatatgtactaCTGCTGCTCCCCATGCTCTAAGGCCTGATTAACTTTTTGCGTGCTGCGTGTGCATTTGTCCATGTCCACAGAAGAATGCGACTGCAGAGCATGCTTGGATGTATTGGGGCTTGAGTTTCGGGAGTCATCTTCTTCGGTATACTCCTTGCCTGCATTTGGCCATTGTAGCGATGCAGAAAATCAatgcaaaaacacaaaagtgcAGGCTGAAGAGGACCCCAAGAAGAACCAACAACAATGGGGCACTGAATGGATTCTTGAAAGGTCTCTTGTTGATTTGCGAATGTGAATTGGCCTTTGAGCTTGTGCTACACCGAGAAAAACCTTttatttcttcaaaaataaaaatatataattttattttcccttttttgtttattaaataacttttattttgcttCCATTGTTTTGGTTCTTGAATAATAAATGACTTGTTAATTGTTTACAGTGCCTGCTCTCAGTATGCAGACACAGTTTGCTGCCAGGGTGGGTGGCCAACTGTCTGCTCCGCTGTGTAAATGTTTGTGTTCGGATATAAGTGTGTGTGTACTTGCGCAGAGAAGagtaaaaaattgatttttccaaGACGGATAATATTTTGCGGACAATATTTGCACCGAATTTATGCACATTTTGCAGCCAC contains the following coding sequences:
- the LOC138926241 gene encoding uncharacterized protein; this encodes MDKQLAENVSSTKNGQRLAPKIKALLPDEIKDELKDLKAKVTQGKVDASEKGEESDDSEEDDWKDAGTDSSDQEYYSDWESSYSESGWEESDSEGDYSDKEALIGPKHVVHKTKKYKHVGQERSDTKKDKWKLVVNCYRSRGKMWKLHRRARLKGQVKGGQNPLKVAMEVWYIKEIELNTSKEDMKNGYETL